GGCTCATCACGCCGTCCAGCCAGACCTTGTGGCCTTCGGGTGCCTTGCCGAAGGCTTTCTGAACCACGGAGGGATCGTCGGAGACGATGAGCATTTCCGTGCCTTCCTTCATGATGTCGGTGAGCAGCAGGAAGACGCTGTGGTTGCCCTTTTCAGCCTTGACCTTCTGGATGTCCGCGTACAGGGCGTCCTTGACGCCGTCCAGCAGGGAAAGATCCACGACTTCCAACTGACCGATGCCGACCTTGGTGCCGCTCATGTTGAAGTCCTTGTAGTCGCGGAAGACCAGTTCCCGGATCGGGGTGCCTTCAACCGCGGACTTGACCTTGAACATCTCCAGGCCGAGCGCCTTGGTGTCGGCCACGCCGGCGATCTTGGCCAGGGCGTCAGCGACTTCGACGTCCTTTGGGGTACAGGTGGCGGACTTGAAGATGACCGTGTCGCTGACGATGGCGCAGAGCATGATTCCGGCGATGTTCTTCGGAATTTCCACGCCGTGGAAGTCATACATGGCCTTGATCACGGTGCAGGTGCAACCCACCGGCCAGATCCAGGCTTCAATGGGATTGGGAGTGGTGACGTCGCCCAGCTTGTGGTGGTCAACGACGCCCAGGATTTCGGCCTTGCCCAGGTTGTCCAAGCTTTGGGCGAGATCGGAGTGGTCGACCAGGAAGATCTGTTTGCCTTCGGCATCCGTGATGATTTCCGGAGCGCCGACGCCGAACTTGTCCAGCACGAACTTGGTCTCCGGGTTGAGTTCGCCCTGAGCGGCCGGCTTGGCTTCCACGCCGAGCTTGCTCTTCAGGTCGGCCAAGGCGATAGCCGCGCAAACCGAGTCGCTATCGGGACTCTTGTGTCCTACAACATAAACAGCCATTCATGACCTCCTCTGTTACATTTTCATGGTGATTAGGAACCGTTGTCGTTATCCTCGATAAAAAGCTTGTGCATAATAGCACAAAGCTTCGGCGCTGCCAAGGGGTTGTGCCGCTTCAACGATACAAGGCGTTCATGATCCCCTGGGCAATGTCGTCAATGTCCAGGATCTCGTCCGCCAATCCGGCGTCCACGATGGCCTTGGGCATGCCGTACACCACGCAGCTGGCGTCGTCCTGGGCCAGGATATAGCCGTTTTTCTGCCTGAGTTGTTTGATGCCTTCCAGGCCGTCGCTGCCCATGCCGGTGAGGATCACCCCGACGCCGCGTTTGCCCACGCCCTGGGCCACGGAGGCGATGAGCACATTGGCCGAGGGTTTGTAGAGGGCCTCTTTGGGCTCGGGGCCGATCAGCAGGTCGATCCGGCTGACTTTTTGATCGATGGACAGGTGCTGGCCTCCAGGCGCGACAAAGGCCATGCCCGCCTGGACGCGGTCTCCGGCTTCCGCTTCCTTGACTTTGATCTGGCAGACGGCGTCCAGGCGTTTGGCGAAAGGTCCGGTGAAGGCCTGGGGCATGTGCTGGGCGATAAGGATGCAGGCAGGAAAGTTAGCGGGAAGTTTGGACAGGACTTTTTGAATTGCCGGCGGTCCGCCGGTGGACACGCCGATGGCCACGACGTCCCGGGATTGCGACCTCTTTTGGGGAATGGCCTCCAAGGAAGGTTTTTCAATCGTCGGAGCGGTGACCGGCTCGATCTTGCGCGGTGCGCGCGGGGCCCGAATTTTACGCCTGGCCACGGTTTTGACCTTGGAGCGCAGGTCGTTCTCGATTTTGACGATGTCCAGAGAGACCCGGGAGAGCTGTTTGGGAATGAAGTCCACGGCACCGAGTTCCAATGCCTTCAGGGTCGCTTCAGCGCCTTCGGTGGTCAGGGAGCTGACCATGATCACGGGCCGGGGCATTTCCATCATGATGTGCCGCAGGGCGGTCAGCCCATCCATGCGCGGCATTTCGATGTCCAGGGTGATCACGTCCGGCTGGAGTTGGCGGGCCTTGTCCAGCCCTTCGGATCCGTCTCGGGCCGTGCCCACGACCTGGATTTCCGGGTCGCCTTCCAGCATGGTGCTCAGGGCCTTACGCATGAAGGCTGAATCGTCAATGACAAGTACTTTGATCATTGGGTGTCTCTACGGAGCCAGGTGCAAGAAAAGCATTTGACTCGAAGGTCGGTGGTTGAAGGTCGATATAATAAACAATGTGTCGTGTTGGGGGGGTGAGGGAAAAAGGAAATCGGTCACGCGTCGACGACGTCCTGGAGTTCCACATGGCTGGTGACGTTGACTTGGCGCAGGTTTTTGAAGCTCGGCTTTTCGACTTCCTCCAGCCAGATCTTGACCAAGTCGCCCTGCCATTGTTGTCCAGCCCCCTCCCGCAGGATATCCCGCACCACGTTCATGGGCAGGGCCTTGCGGTAGGCCCGGTCCGAGGTCATGGCCTCGAAGGAGTCCACGACGCAGAGGATACGGGCTAAAAAGGGGATTTCCTCCTGCTGCAGGCCCATGGGATAACCTGAGCCGTCCACACGTTCATGATGGTAGAAGATAATCGGCAGGATGTCGCCGAACGAGGTCACTTGATTCAAAATCGCCCGTCCCAGTTCGGGATGGCGCTGCATTACCGAGAACTCTTCGGAGGTCAGTTTGGAGGGTTTGTTCAGTATATCGTCCGGAATGCCGATTTTTCCAATGTCGTGCAGGATGCCACCGGTGTACAGCAGGTGCAGATCCTCCTTTGGCAGTCCTAGCCGGTTGCCGAGGTGCGTCGCGTAGATGGCGACCCGTTCGGAATGGCCCCGGGTATAGACGTCCTTGGCTTCCACGGCCTGGGCAAAGGAGCGGATGACTTCCAGGTTCATGTCCCAGAGTTGTCCGTAAAGGCGGGCGTTTTCAAAGGCCGACGCGGTGTGTGCGGCGAAAACGTTCAACAGTTGGGAGTGCTCGCGGGTGAAGTCCGGCTTGTCGGTGTTGCGAAGCAGCACGATGGAGCCGATGCTTTTCATGCGCGTGGGCATGGGCGCGGCCATGATGGAAGTCAAGGAAGCGTCCGGAGGCGGGCCTTCCGTGCTTAACTGAGGAGGCCCTTTTTTATTCAAGAGAATCAGTTCCGGTAGGTGTTGGCGAAACACCCGTTCCCCTAGAAGCTTGACCCACGTCCCGAGTTGCGGGTTGCTGCGCAACAGGCTTCCTCGCATGGCTTTGGACTGGAGCCCGCCTTTGTCTTGAAGAAAAAGCACAACTCCGTCCGGATTGAAATTTTTTTGGACCTGAGACAGGAATTCGTTGGTCAACGACTTCATGTCCAGCTTGGTGTTCATAGCTTGGCTGAGGTTCAGGACCCGGACGATGTTGGTCAGTTTCTTCCGGTCTTCGCGGTTGCTTCGGATTTGCAGGATGCGGTCGACCTTGAGCAGGAGATGGCTGATGTTGAACGGTTTGGGAAGATAGTCGGCCGCTCCGAGACGGATGCTCTCCACGGCCGTTTCGATGCTCCCGAAGCCGGTCATGATTAAAAAATCGGCCTCGGAATTTCCATCTTTGAGCTTTTTCAACAGTTCCAAGCCGCTCATGCCAGGCATTCGCAGATCACTGATGACGAGATCCAGCCCAGGCAAGTGGCTCAACATTCGCAGGGCGGATGGCCCGTCATGGGCGACATGGACGGTAAAGCCAGCTTCGGTCAGTGCTTCCTTGCAGATGTCGAGCAGACTTTGTTCGTCGTCGACAATCAAAATGCTCGCCTTGGGCTCGTCATGCGCTACCATATCCAATCCTTGATTATTTTTTGGCCGGCCCCGGTCGGCGGCGTTCGGACGAATAAAAACAGGCCATCAAAAACACTTTGCCTGATGCAAGAAGGCAAGGTCAAGATAAAAACACGATCACATGTTCCACGTTAGTGGTAGAACATAATCAGTAAAAAGATAAGACTTGCATTTCCTCGCGAAACATATATGATAAATCTTTTACGGGATGTGGCTCAGCTTGGTAGAGCGCAGCGTTCGGGACGCTGAGGCCGGAGGTTCGAATCCTCTCATCCCGACCAGAAAATTCAAGGGGTTGCGAGCGAGATGCTTGTAACCCTTTTTTTTATTCCACTACGTAATTGAGCAAGTTTGATTTGCATTTCCCCTCGTGGTAGATGCTTAGGCCCTAACATCACTTCTTTTTCTGTTTTTTCGTTCCCGCAGCCTGTAGGAGTCTATCGTGAAATCCGACTTCAAGGAAAATCTCAAAGAGGTCGTCCTGGCCGTGTTGCCCATATCCGTGGTGGTCATTCTGCTTCAGGTGTTTCTTGTCCATCTGCCCTGGGATTTGTTCGTGCGGTTCATCATCGGGGCGGCCATGGTCCTGGCCGGTTTGTTGCTGTTTCTTCAGGGGGTGAAGGTTGGGTTGTTGCCCATGGGCGAGGCCGTGGGCAGTGAGTTGCCCAAGCATGGCTCGTTGATTTTTATGCTCTTTTTCGCCTTTATCCTCGGATTCGTCGTGACCGTGGCCGAGCCGGACGTGCGGGTGCTCGCCCATCAGGTGGATATTGTTTCCGACGGGATGGTCACCAGCAACCTGCTGATTTTCACCGTGGCCATCGGGGTGGCGTTCTTCGTGGCTCTGGCCATGCTGCGCATCGTGCTGCGCGTACCCATTGCCTGGCTGTACGGCGTCAGCTACCTGTTGATTATCGTTCTTTCCTTCATCACTCCCGCGTCCTTTGTGCCCATTGCCTTTGACGCCGGGGGCGTGACCACCGGGCCGGTGACCGTGCCGTTCATCCTGGCTCTGGGTTTGGGGACCGTGGCGGTCATGGGCGGCCGGTCCTCCTTTACCGACGGTTTCGGTTTGGTTGGGCTCGCTTCCATCGGGCCGGTGATCGGCGTGATGATTTTGGGGATGATTTACGGATGAATACGATTCTGGCCTTTCTGGATTTCAGCCACGTCTCGCTGGAGGTTTTGCAGGCCCTGGCTCCTCTGGTGGCTTTTTTTCTGTTTTTCCAGCTCGCCTACCTCAAGCTGCCCCGGACGTTCGTGATGAACATGATCAAGGGAGTGGTGCTGTGCGTTATGGGATTGATTCTGTTCTTGCAAGGCGTCCAGGTGGGGTTCATGCCCGTGGGCACGGCCATGGGGGAGATTCTCGGAGCCATGGAGACGACCTGGCCGCTGATTTTTATCGGTTTTTTGCTGGGCTTGGTGGCCACCATCGCCGAGCCGGCGGTGCACATCTTGAGTTACGAGGTGGAAAAGGCCTCGGCGGGCAGCATTCGCGAGAAGACCATTCTCGCGACCCTGTCCCTCGGGGTGGCCTTGTTCGTGGCCCTGGGCATGGCCAAAATCATCTACGGCGTGCCCATCCATTACATTCTCGTGCCGGGATACCTCCTGGCCCTGGTGCTGATGCGTTTTTGCGACCCGACCTTCGTCGCCATCGCCTTTGACGCCGGAGGGGTCGCCACCGGTCCCATGACCGTGACCTTCGTGCTCGCCGTGGCTCTGGGCATCGCCACGGCGATGGAAGGCCGCGATCCCGTTCTGGACGGCTTCGGCCTGATTGCCCTGGTGGCCATGGCCCCGATTCTCTCGGTCATGGTCCTTGGACTGATCGTTACTTCCGTGAAGAAAAGGAGCTGAGCGTGGACCTGAATATTCCCTTTGATCTGATCGTCACCATCGTGAACAAGGGCGGCAGCGAGACCATCATCAAGGCCACAAAGTCCGCCGGGGCCGAGGGCGGGACGATAATTCCCGGCCGCGGCACCGGAATCCGGGAGCAAAAAAAGCTGTGGGGCATCCCCATAGAGCCGGAAAAGGACATTGTATTGACCATCGTGCCTCAGGAAAAGACCCAAATCGTCCTTGACGCCATCCTGGAGCAGGGCAGCCTGAACAAACCCGGCGCGGGCATCGCCTTCGTTGTGGACCTGAAAAAGGTCGTCGGCATCTGCCACATGTGTCAGCTGGATACCTGAGCCGGCTCATCGTCCTCGTCGCCGGGGGAATCTCCCCCAAACGGAGCCGCCGCGTCGGCTACTGCGGAGAGTGGACGGTGGTCCGGAAGTCCGGAGAGTGCAGCCCCATGCGGCGCATGATCTTCTGGACGGCCACCCGGCTCAGGCCAGCCATTTTGGCGGCCTTAGAGATATTGCCGTTGGTGGTGAAGAGAAGGTTCTGGACGTAGGAGCGGGTGAACTGTTCCAGCATCCGGTTGCGGGCCTCAATGTAGGGTTCCATGGTCATGTTGGCGTACTGGAGGACCAGGGACTGTACGGGACTTGCGCCGGGGTGCTCCACGGCATGGATGTGCATGGTTTCGATTTCGGTATCCTTGCAAAAAATCAGCATCCGGCGGACGAAGTTTTGCAGTTCCCGGATGTTGCCCGGCCAGTTGCGGCGCATTAATTCTTCCGTGGCCGCTGGGGAAAAGCGTTTGGCCGGGATTTCCAGTTCCGCGCAGAATTTTTTGCTGAAGTGGTCCACAAGAAGGGGGATGTCCTCGCGGATGTCCCGCAAGGTCGGCGTACGGACCGTGACCACGTTCAGCCGATAAAACAGATCCTCCCTGAAGGTCCGCTCGTTGATCTTCTTTTCCAGATCCTGGTTGGTACTGGCCAGGATGCGTACGTTGATCCTCTTGCTCTTGACCCCGCCCAAAGGTCGCAGCTCCTGCTCCTGGAGCACGCGCAGCAACTTGGTTTGAAGGGTGACGGGAATGTCTCCGATTTCATCCAGTAGCAGGGTCGAGCCGTCAGCTTCCTCGAAAAGCCCGACATAATCCGTATCCGCTCCGGTAAACGCCCCTTTCTTGTGCCCGAACAGTTCGCTCTCCAGAAGCTGTTCCGGGATGGCCGGGCAGTTCACCGCGAGAAAGGGGCGGGATTTGCGCTTGCTCAAGTCGTGGATGGCCCGGGCGACTAACTCCTTGCCTGTTCCGCTTTGGCCGCGGATAAGCACGGTATAGTTGGTGTGGGCCAAAGCCTGGATGGTGTCGTAGAGTCGGCGCATGGGCGCGGTCTGACCGATGAAGTTCGCAAACGAGTTTTGTTCCGAAATTTTGGCCCGTAGGTTCAGGTTTTCGCGGATCAGTTGACCTCGTTCCATACCTTTGCGCAGCACCCGCAGCAGATCTAGGATTTCAAAGGGCTTGGTCACGAAGTCGTAGGCCCCTTGCCGGATGGCTTCCACGGCTGTCTCGATGCTGCCGTAGGCGGTCATCATGATCACGGTGACGTTAGGGTCCGTCTCCCGGATCCGGGTGAGCAGATCCATTCCGTTCATTTCCGGCATCTGGATATCCAGCAGAATCAGCTCGAAGGTGCGTGTGTCGATCAGTTCCAGCGCTTTCAATGGATTGGATGCGGTGACCACGGAGACGCCTTCCAATTCAAAAGAGAGAACGCGGCTCAATCCCTGAAGCATGTCCACTTCGTCGTCAATGATCAGAAGGTGCTGCTGGGCCATATGGATGTTGATACCTGAGTAAGGGGTGAAAGCTTCTCGGCCTCTTGATGAGAAAGGGACATCCGTGTCGCGAACCCGAGATGTACGAGGAAAACGGCGAAAGCGCTGCCGGACGGCTGTTGAAGAAAAGGCCTCGCGGGATTGCATCGAAATTCTACTCGGCCTTGAACGCCTTGTAAATTTCCGCCTGTGAAACGCAAAGCGAGGCTTGCAATGACAACCGAGGATAGCATCAACCCAGGATGGCATCTTTGCGTTTGTATTGCTGAAACATATTGAAAAGATTCTGCTTTATTTTCGAGAAAAGTCAGGCTTGCTTTTTGCTTCCGTGAGAAGGCCGGGGTGGTCCCGGATAGGGTGGGTCCGGA
This DNA window, taken from Desulfonatronum sp. SC1, encodes the following:
- a CDS encoding sigma-54 dependent transcriptional regulator produces the protein MAQQHLLIIDDEVDMLQGLSRVLSFELEGVSVVTASNPLKALELIDTRTFELILLDIQMPEMNGMDLLTRIRETDPNVTVIMMTAYGSIETAVEAIRQGAYDFVTKPFEILDLLRVLRKGMERGQLIRENLNLRAKISEQNSFANFIGQTAPMRRLYDTIQALAHTNYTVLIRGQSGTGKELVARAIHDLSKRKSRPFLAVNCPAIPEQLLESELFGHKKGAFTGADTDYVGLFEEADGSTLLLDEIGDIPVTLQTKLLRVLQEQELRPLGGVKSKRINVRILASTNQDLEKKINERTFREDLFYRLNVVTVRTPTLRDIREDIPLLVDHFSKKFCAELEIPAKRFSPAATEELMRRNWPGNIRELQNFVRRMLIFCKDTEIETMHIHAVEHPGASPVQSLVLQYANMTMEPYIEARNRMLEQFTRSYVQNLLFTTNGNISKAAKMAGLSRVAVQKIMRRMGLHSPDFRTTVHSPQ
- a CDS encoding DUF1538 domain-containing protein, giving the protein MKSDFKENLKEVVLAVLPISVVVILLQVFLVHLPWDLFVRFIIGAAMVLAGLLLFLQGVKVGLLPMGEAVGSELPKHGSLIFMLFFAFILGFVVTVAEPDVRVLAHQVDIVSDGMVTSNLLIFTVAIGVAFFVALAMLRIVLRVPIAWLYGVSYLLIIVLSFITPASFVPIAFDAGGVTTGPVTVPFILALGLGTVAVMGGRSSFTDGFGLVGLASIGPVIGVMILGMIYG
- a CDS encoding chemotaxis response regulator protein-glutamate methylesterase, which encodes MIKVLVIDDSAFMRKALSTMLEGDPEIQVVGTARDGSEGLDKARQLQPDVITLDIEMPRMDGLTALRHIMMEMPRPVIMVSSLTTEGAEATLKALELGAVDFIPKQLSRVSLDIVKIENDLRSKVKTVARRKIRAPRAPRKIEPVTAPTIEKPSLEAIPQKRSQSRDVVAIGVSTGGPPAIQKVLSKLPANFPACILIAQHMPQAFTGPFAKRLDAVCQIKVKEAEAGDRVQAGMAFVAPGGQHLSIDQKVSRIDLLIGPEPKEALYKPSANVLIASVAQGVGKRGVGVILTGMGSDGLEGIKQLRQKNGYILAQDDASCVVYGMPKAIVDAGLADEILDIDDIAQGIMNALYR
- a CDS encoding manganese-dependent inorganic pyrophosphatase yields the protein MAVYVVGHKSPDSDSVCAAIALADLKSKLGVEAKPAAQGELNPETKFVLDKFGVGAPEIITDAEGKQIFLVDHSDLAQSLDNLGKAEILGVVDHHKLGDVTTPNPIEAWIWPVGCTCTVIKAMYDFHGVEIPKNIAGIMLCAIVSDTVIFKSATCTPKDVEVADALAKIAGVADTKALGLEMFKVKSAVEGTPIRELVFRDYKDFNMSGTKVGIGQLEVVDLSLLDGVKDALYADIQKVKAEKGNHSVFLLLTDIMKEGTEMLIVSDDPSVVQKAFGKAPEGHKVWLDGVMSRKKQVVPNFEKAFAG
- a CDS encoding P-II family nitrogen regulator, yielding MDLNIPFDLIVTIVNKGGSETIIKATKSAGAEGGTIIPGRGTGIREQKKLWGIPIEPEKDIVLTIVPQEKTQIVLDAILEQGSLNKPGAGIAFVVDLKKVVGICHMCQLDT
- a CDS encoding DUF1538 domain-containing protein yields the protein MNTILAFLDFSHVSLEVLQALAPLVAFFLFFQLAYLKLPRTFVMNMIKGVVLCVMGLILFLQGVQVGFMPVGTAMGEILGAMETTWPLIFIGFLLGLVATIAEPAVHILSYEVEKASAGSIREKTILATLSLGVALFVALGMAKIIYGVPIHYILVPGYLLALVLMRFCDPTFVAIAFDAGGVATGPMTVTFVLAVALGIATAMEGRDPVLDGFGLIALVAMAPILSVMVLGLIVTSVKKRS
- a CDS encoding HD domain-containing phosphohydrolase — translated: MVAHDEPKASILIVDDEQSLLDICKEALTEAGFTVHVAHDGPSALRMLSHLPGLDLVISDLRMPGMSGLELLKKLKDGNSEADFLIMTGFGSIETAVESIRLGAADYLPKPFNISHLLLKVDRILQIRSNREDRKKLTNIVRVLNLSQAMNTKLDMKSLTNEFLSQVQKNFNPDGVVLFLQDKGGLQSKAMRGSLLRSNPQLGTWVKLLGERVFRQHLPELILLNKKGPPQLSTEGPPPDASLTSIMAAPMPTRMKSIGSIVLLRNTDKPDFTREHSQLLNVFAAHTASAFENARLYGQLWDMNLEVIRSFAQAVEAKDVYTRGHSERVAIYATHLGNRLGLPKEDLHLLYTGGILHDIGKIGIPDDILNKPSKLTSEEFSVMQRHPELGRAILNQVTSFGDILPIIFYHHERVDGSGYPMGLQQEEIPFLARILCVVDSFEAMTSDRAYRKALPMNVVRDILREGAGQQWQGDLVKIWLEEVEKPSFKNLRQVNVTSHVELQDVVDA